The genomic window GCGGCCCGGATCGTGCTCGGCGAGCGGTACGACGCGAGCATGGAGGACATCGCCGCCACGGCCGGGGTCACCCGCCAGACCGTCTACGCGCACTTCCCCTCGCGCGACGCCCTGGTCGCCGCCCTCGTCGAGGTCGCGGCCGCCGAATACTGCGCGCTGCTCGACGCGGCGGGCCTCGACAGCGCGCCACCCGCCGAGGCGCTGGCCGGCTTCCTCGACGCCGGCTGGCGGTTCCTCGGCCGCTACCCCGTGCTGCTGAACGCCACCGCGGCCCGGCTCCCCCGGCCCGCGAGCGACCCGCACGACATCGTGCCCCCGCGGCTCGAACGGCTCATCAGGCGAGGCCAGCAGACAGGCGACTTCGACCCGGCGCTCTCGGCGGCCTGGCTCGCCGCCGCCGTCCTCGGGCTGATGCACACCGCCGTGGCGGAGGTCACCGCCGGGCGCGTGACCACCGGGCAGGCCGAGGAGCTCTGCCTGGAGAGCACCCTGCGCCTCTGCGGCGCGAAGGCACCCCGCCGGGCCCTGTCCGGCACCTCCCGCCCGGCCCGCGGCGCCTGACACCTCCCGTCCGGCCGGCGGCCTCCGGCACGCACCGCCTAGAACGTAGGCGCGGCCTGCTCGGCGGGCGGC from Streptomyces sp. NBC_01198 includes these protein-coding regions:
- a CDS encoding TetR/AcrR family transcriptional regulator; protein product: MVDPHNPATPPRRRRSDARRSIDAILNAARIVLGERYDASMEDIAATAGVTRQTVYAHFPSRDALVAALVEVAAAEYCALLDAAGLDSAPPAEALAGFLDAGWRFLGRYPVLLNATAARLPRPASDPHDIVPPRLERLIRRGQQTGDFDPALSAAWLAAAVLGLMHTAVAEVTAGRVTTGQAEELCLESTLRLCGAKAPRRALSGTSRPARGA